In Streptomyces sp. ML-6, the genomic stretch CTCGGTCTTGCGGCCCTTGACGACGATGTCCACGCAGAACTCCGTTCCCGGAAAGCCCCGCTCAGCGGCGGAGCATCTCCCTTTTGCACCAGGCTCCGGTGACGACCGGAGCCGCGGACTCGGTGACTTCCACCTCCTCCTCCCCCAACGGCGGGGACTCCACCCCACCGAATTCCCAGCCATGGGCTACTGGTGAGTTACCTGCCCGAAACCTGGTGGTGCATTCGTCGAGGTCCGGCATTCACCATTCCTCACAACCGAACATAGCCTGTTCTGCCGGTTGTCGGCACCCGCTACTCGCGCGTACCTCCGTTCCGGGTTTTTACTCACTCACTACCTGCAACGATGCAAGTTCATCAAGAGTTCCGGTTTATTTCGAAGGCCGCGGGAGATACTGCGACAACAGCCGCCTGCCCGGCGCCGGAAACAGCTGTCGCGCGCCCGCCCGCCGCACCGACCGCCCGTGCCGCCTCGGCGAGCGAGGCCCCCGTCGTCAGAAGATCGTCCACCAGCACCACCCTCCCGGTCCCGAGCAGTCGTTCGCCCCCGGCCACGACCTCCAGGGCCCCCGCCAGATTCACCTGCCGCTGCCGGGCCCCCAGTCCCGCCTGGTCGGCCACCGGACGCCGCTGGCGCAGCACCGCGGCCACCCGGGCACCGGTGCCGCCGCGTCTCAGCTCTCCCGCCGCGGCCAGCGCGATCCGGCGCGTCGGGTCATGGCCCCGCGCAGCCACCGCCCGCCGTGCCGAGGGCACGGGAACCAGCAGCAGCGGGCCGTCGCCGCCCACCCGTCCCGCCCCGGCCCGTACGGCACCCGCCAACGCCTGGCCGAGCGCGCCGGCCAGTCCCAGCGCGCCCCGCTCCTTGTGGGCCAGGAGCACCGCCCGCACCGCTCTCTCGTACGCCGCCGCCGCATGCACCACCGGCAGGCCCGCGGGCTCCGGCACGGGTCTCACCCGGCGCGGTGCCCCGCCGAGAAGTTCCGCACGGCACTCCTCGCACAGCTCCGCGCGCGGCCTGCCACAACCACCGCAGGAAACCGGCAGGATCAGCCCGGAGATCTCCCGCCACCACCCCCGCATGACTCCACTGTGCCCTCCGGGAGGAAAGTCGGCCACCCCTGTGGAAAACGCGGGCGGGGCTTGCGGAACTCAGCCCGGGTAGACCAGCGAGGACCCCTTCTTGACCACTGTCTGCCAGTTGTCGCCGGGCGACAGCTTCACGATCCCGTCGCTCGACGTGGCCGCCATCAGCGGAAGCTGCTCGTCGTCCGCCGCCGCGACCGACGAGACCTGGTTCACGCCGGGCAGGGCGCCCGACGCGGACGTCGAACCGTCCGCCTGGACGTAGCGCACCTGCTGCACGCCGCCCTCCTCCTTGCCGACCACCACGAGCCGGCTGCGGCCCGACCACGACATCGCGGTCACGTCCGTCAGCTGGGGTGCGGCCTGGCGCAGCTGCACCACCGACACCTGTTGCCCGGACTCCGGCCCGCGCCGCTCGATCCGGCCGATCTTCAGGGTGTTGCGGCCGTCCCGGGTCACGAGCAGGGCGATCCGCACCCCGTCCGCGGACACCCGCAGCGCCTCGATCCGGCCCTCGCCCAGGTCGGGCACGGCAACCTCCCGAGGCTTGCCGGTACCCCCGTCCAGCAGCAGCAACCGGGGATTGTCGGGATCCCGGTCGGCCACCCAGAGGTCGCCACTGCCGTCCCAGCTCGGCGCCGACAGCCGGTTCTTCATGCTGTGGGCCCGGCTGGTCACCAAGGGGGCGGGGAGCTCTTCGTCCGAGACGATGGACGTGACGTAGAGCGCCGATCCGTCGCGCGAGACCGCCGCCGCCGACTGCTCGTCCCGGGCCACACCGATCACGCTCATCGGTATCGGGCCGTTGCCGAGGGGACCGGCCACGGCCTCCGGGGTGCCGCTCCCCTTGGTGCTGCCGGGGATCCGTTCCACGTGCCCCTTGTCGTCGACGAAGTACTGGCTGTCCGGGCCGCTCGACGAACCGTCGGGGGTGAACTCCTCCGCCTGGTCCGCCCCGAGCGCGCACAGCGTGGAGCCGTCCGAACGCTGCAGCTCGACCTGCTCGACCCGAGCCGACGTCAGATCCCGCAGGGTGTAGAGGACCTGCGAGGCCATCATGCGGCAGGACCGCTGGCCGACCCCGTCCGCCTTCTTGTTCAGCGGCACCTTCAGTACGTTGCGGTCGTCGGGTGCCAGGGAGGTGACGCCCTTCTTCAGCTCCGTGCCCGGGGGGAACCGGGATCCGACCACGGGCCGCAGCCAGTTGGTCGGTCCCGCGAGGAGGCTGCGGACGGACTGGGTCACGGTGTCCATCCCCGTGACGGGATCCGTCCGGCTGCGGAGGTAGACGGGGTCGGCCACCAGGGTCGATGGCACCGTCTTCCGTTCCGTCGCGAAGTAGTACTTGTTGACGGACCGGAAGAGGCGCTTGAAGTCCGACTGCCCGAGCAGGAGGCCGTCCGGCACGCGGTCGATCCGCCACTCCTTGCCCTCCGGCCCGTCCTCCTTCACCACGTGCAGGGTCTGGCTGTAGTCGGCGGGGGCGAGCGGCTGGTAGACGTCCTGGGCGTCGACCGTCGCCACCCTCGTGCCGGTCAGGGTGTAGGTGACCTCGGTGATGTTGCGGTCGCCGTCCCGGACGGGACGGTCCTTCCGGTTCGGCGCCTTGCTGAGCACGGTGGTGAAGGCGCCCGGATTCCAGTTCTTGGCCGCCTCCTTCGTCAGGTACTTGCGGGTCGTCCTGAACTCCGAGTCGTCACTGGTCATCGACTCCAGGAAACCGTCGACCACTTCGTCGGTGGTGGCGTTGTCACGCGGCGCGACGGCGTACACCTGCACCTGGGAGTCGCCCGGCTGCGAGGCGTCGACGGCCTTGACGTCCCCGGTGACGGGCATCGAGCTGCACGCGGACAGCAGCACCGCGCCACATCCGAGCAGCACGAGCAGTGCCGGCACACGCCCACGGCCGTCCCTGCGACGGTCAGCGCCCACGATTCATGCCCCTTGCTCCGAATCCTGCACCACCGTGTCCAATTCGCCGCCCGGCCGGTCCTCGGCGGGCCGCGCGACCACGCGGGCGCCACTGCCGGGAAGGGCCGCCGGATGCACCGAGGCAGGTGCCGTCCGCGGCGCCGCGGGGGTCCTCGGCGGCCCGGGCAGGGCGGGCCGGTCGGCGCCGCCGGACTGGCTCGGCACGGCCGTCAGCCGGTGCCCGTTCTCCGCCCCGGCCCCGTTCCGCCCGGAGTTCTCCCGGTTGCGCCGGGAGTCCTCGGGCTCCAGCGGTATCGGCGAGCCGCGCAGCGGTTCGTCCGCCGTGCGCGGCAGCGTCAGCCGGAACTGCGAGCCGCCGCCCGGCTCGCCCCACGCCTGCAACCAGCCGCCGTGCAGCCGGGCGTCCTCCACCGCGATGGAGAGCCCGAGACCGGTGCCCCCGGTCGTACGGGCCCGGGCCGGGTCGGCCCGCCAGAACCGGTTGAACACCCGGGTCGCCTCGCCGGGCTTGAGCCCGACCCCGTAGTCCCGGACGGCCACGGCGACCGCTCCCCCAGCGGCCCCCATCCGCACCACGACGTCCCGTCCCTCGCCGTGCTCGACGGCGTTGACCACGAGGTTGCGCAGCACCCGCTCGACCCGCCGCGCGTCGGCCTCCGCTATCACCGGCTGCTCGTCGCCGACCACCCGGATCCGGGTGCCCTTGCACTCGGCCAGCGGCTCGGCCCCGCCGATCACCCGCTGCACCACCTGGCGCAGGTCTATCGGCTCGGCCTCCAGCGCCGCGGCGCCCGCGTCGAACCGGCTGATCTCCAGGAGGTCGGAGAGCAGCGACTCGAACCGGTCGAGCTGGTCCCCGAGCAGTTCCGCGGAGCGCGCCGTCACGGGGTCGAAGTCGCTGCGGGCCTCGTGGATGACATCGGCGGCCATCCGTACGGTGGTCAGCGGTGTCCGCAGCTCGTGGGAGACGTCGGAGACGAAGCGCCGCTGCATCCGGGAGAGCTCCTCCAGCTGCTGGATCTTCAGCTGGAGGTTCTGCGCCATCTTGTTGAAGGCCTCGCCGAGCCGGGCGATGTCGTCCTCGCCGGTGACCTTCATCCGCTCCTGGAGCCGGCCGGCGGAGAGCCGCTCGGCGATGCCCGCCGCCATCCGCACGGGCGTGACGACCTGCCGCACCACGAACCAGGCGATGGCCCCGAGCAGTACGACCACGAACAGGCCCGCCGTCGCCAGCGTGGTCATGACCAGCGTCAACGACTTCTCCTCCTGCGTCAGCGGGAAGAGGTAGTAGAGCTGGTACGGGTTGTGGTCGATGTCGTAGAGCCGCTTGCCCACGACGAGGCCGGGCTGCGGTTCCTGCTCGCCGGACTCGTACTCGATCAGGGAGTACGTCTGGAACGCCCCCTGGCCCTTGTTCACGGAGTCCCGCAGCTTCTGCGGGATGCTCGCCGCGTTCACGCTCCCCGATCCGCGCGGCGCCCGGGTGTCCTCGTCGGCGCTGAGCGCGACCACGTGGAAGGCGTTCTTCCCGCCGCTGGCGAGTTGGTCGACGAGCTCGGTCCGCCAGGAGTTGTTGGCCGTGCCGCCGTCCGTCGTGCCGCCGCCCTGGCCACCGGGGGCGAGCGGGGCGTTCGCCTTCTCCTGGGCCGCGGCGAAACCGCCGGCGGCCTGGGTCTGGGCGGCCTTGCCCTTGGCCTCGAGCAGGCCGTTGCGCACCTGCCCGATCACGACCAGGCCGAGGAGCAGCACCACGCCCAGCGACATGAGCAGCGTGCCGGCGACGACCCGCAGCTGGATGTTGCGCCGCCACAGCCGCACGACGGGCAGCAGCGGACGGCGCACCCAGCGCATCAGCAGGCGCGGCACGGGACCGCCGGGCGCCCGGTCGTGGAACAACCGGCCGCCCTGAAGAAGGCGCCCGACCTGGGACGCCTTGTTTCCTGGGCCGGCACCCCGCTCCGCACGGGCTCCCGGCTCCCCGGGCTGCGGAGCAGCGTTACCCAGGGTCATGTCAGCTCGGTCCGGCCTTGTAGCCGACTCCTCGGACGGTCACCACGATCTCCGGCCGCTCCGGGTCCTTCTCGACCTTGGAGCGCAGCCGCTGAACGTGCACGTTCACCAGCCGGGTGTCGGCGGCGTGGCGGTATCCCCACACCTGCTCCAGCAGCACCTCGCGGGTGAAGACCTGCCACGGCTTGCGGGCGAGCGCGACCAGCAGGTCGAACTCCAACGGGGTGAGGGCGATCGACTGCCCATCCCGCTTCACCGAGTGCCCGGCCACGTCGATGACCAGGTCACCGATGGCGAGCTGCTCGGGCGCCGGCTCCTCGGACCTGCGCAGTCGGGCCCTGATCCGGGCGACCAGTTCCTTGGGCTTGAACGGCTTGACTATGTAGTCGTCGGCCCCGGATTCCAGGCCCACCACCACGTCGACCGTGTCGCTCTTGGCCGTGAGCATGACGATCGGCACACCCGACTCGGCCCTGATCAGTCTGCAGACCTCGATGCCGTCCCTGCCGGGCAGCATGAGATCCAGCAGGACCAGGTCCGGCTTGGCCTCACGAAATGCGGCAAGTGCCTTGTCGCCGTCCGCTACGAACGACGGCTCAAACCCTTCACCACGCAGCACAATCCCGAGCATCTCGGCCAGTGCGGTGTCGTCGTCGACGACAAGGACTCGTCCCTTCATAATCGACATCATCCCATTAGCTAATCGTTACCTGCGATGATCTGGCGCACAGCTCCGCCAGTCCGGCCCCCGTCACCGGGGAAACG encodes the following:
- a CDS encoding ComF family protein, whose amino-acid sequence is MRGWWREISGLILPVSCGGCGRPRAELCEECRAELLGGAPRRVRPVPEPAGLPVVHAAAAYERAVRAVLLAHKERGALGLAGALGQALAGAVRAGAGRVGGDGPLLLVPVPSARRAVAARGHDPTRRIALAAAGELRRGGTGARVAAVLRQRRPVADQAGLGARQRQVNLAGALEVVAGGERLLGTGRVVLVDDLLTTGASLAEAARAVGAAGGRATAVSGAGQAAVVAVSPAAFEINRNS
- a CDS encoding LpqB family beta-propeller domain-containing protein, producing MPVTGDVKAVDASQPGDSQVQVYAVAPRDNATTDEVVDGFLESMTSDDSEFRTTRKYLTKEAAKNWNPGAFTTVLSKAPNRKDRPVRDGDRNITEVTYTLTGTRVATVDAQDVYQPLAPADYSQTLHVVKEDGPEGKEWRIDRVPDGLLLGQSDFKRLFRSVNKYYFATERKTVPSTLVADPVYLRSRTDPVTGMDTVTQSVRSLLAGPTNWLRPVVGSRFPPGTELKKGVTSLAPDDRNVLKVPLNKKADGVGQRSCRMMASQVLYTLRDLTSARVEQVELQRSDGSTLCALGADQAEEFTPDGSSSGPDSQYFVDDKGHVERIPGSTKGSGTPEAVAGPLGNGPIPMSVIGVARDEQSAAAVSRDGSALYVTSIVSDEELPAPLVTSRAHSMKNRLSAPSWDGSGDLWVADRDPDNPRLLLLDGGTGKPREVAVPDLGEGRIEALRVSADGVRIALLVTRDGRNTLKIGRIERRGPESGQQVSVVQLRQAAPQLTDVTAMSWSGRSRLVVVGKEEGGVQQVRYVQADGSTSASGALPGVNQVSSVAAADDEQLPLMAATSSDGIVKLSPGDNWQTVVKKGSSLVYPG
- the mtrB gene encoding MtrAB system histidine kinase MtrB, translating into MTLGNAAPQPGEPGARAERGAGPGNKASQVGRLLQGGRLFHDRAPGGPVPRLLMRWVRRPLLPVVRLWRRNIQLRVVAGTLLMSLGVVLLLGLVVIGQVRNGLLEAKGKAAQTQAAGGFAAAQEKANAPLAPGGQGGGTTDGGTANNSWRTELVDQLASGGKNAFHVVALSADEDTRAPRGSGSVNAASIPQKLRDSVNKGQGAFQTYSLIEYESGEQEPQPGLVVGKRLYDIDHNPYQLYYLFPLTQEEKSLTLVMTTLATAGLFVVVLLGAIAWFVVRQVVTPVRMAAGIAERLSAGRLQERMKVTGEDDIARLGEAFNKMAQNLQLKIQQLEELSRMQRRFVSDVSHELRTPLTTVRMAADVIHEARSDFDPVTARSAELLGDQLDRFESLLSDLLEISRFDAGAAALEAEPIDLRQVVQRVIGGAEPLAECKGTRIRVVGDEQPVIAEADARRVERVLRNLVVNAVEHGEGRDVVVRMGAAGGAVAVAVRDYGVGLKPGEATRVFNRFWRADPARARTTGGTGLGLSIAVEDARLHGGWLQAWGEPGGGSQFRLTLPRTADEPLRGSPIPLEPEDSRRNRENSGRNGAGAENGHRLTAVPSQSGGADRPALPGPPRTPAAPRTAPASVHPAALPGSGARVVARPAEDRPGGELDTVVQDSEQGA
- the mtrA gene encoding MtrAB system response regulator MtrA, producing the protein MMSIMKGRVLVVDDDTALAEMLGIVLRGEGFEPSFVADGDKALAAFREAKPDLVLLDLMLPGRDGIEVCRLIRAESGVPIVMLTAKSDTVDVVVGLESGADDYIVKPFKPKELVARIRARLRRSEEPAPEQLAIGDLVIDVAGHSVKRDGQSIALTPLEFDLLVALARKPWQVFTREVLLEQVWGYRHAADTRLVNVHVQRLRSKVEKDPERPEIVVTVRGVGYKAGPS